One Synechococcus sp. JA-2-3B'a(2-13) genomic window carries:
- a CDS encoding GlsB/YeaQ/YmgE family stress response membrane protein produces the protein MDSILWFLLIGALAGWLAGNIRRGYGFGLIGNIIVGVCGAFFGGFLFDLLGLSATGLLGSLLMATVGALVLLALIGFVRQA, from the coding sequence ATGGACAGTATCCTTTGGTTTCTCTTGATCGGAGCCCTGGCGGGTTGGCTGGCAGGGAATATTCGACGCGGTTACGGATTTGGATTGATAGGCAACATAATCGTTGGTGTTTGCGGGGCATTTTTTGGCGGGTTCCTCTTCGATTTGCTTGGCCTGTCGGCTACAGGTCTTTTGGGAAGTTTGTTGATGGCTACCGTTGGGGCTTTGGTTTTGTTGGCGTTAATTGGCTTCGTTCGTCAGGCTTGA